One Candidatus Eisenbacteria bacterium genomic window, AGCGGGAACGCGAACTGCCAGAATCCGCGGCTGCGGCCGACCAGGTTCTCCCACAGTCGGGACTGGCTCTCGTGAACGCCCGACGAGGTGCCGTTCGCGAGCGGGGTGCCTTCGAGGTCCATGCGGATGCCCTGCTCGTACATGGCGTGACCGGCTTCGTGGAGCATGCTGAACAGGCCGTCGCTGAAGTCGTCCTCGTTGACGCGCGCGGTGATGCGCACGTCGCCGAGCGAGAACTTGGTCATGAACGGATGGAGCGTGATGTCCTGGCGGCCGCGCTCGTAGTCGTAGCCGAAGCGCTTCACCATCGCGGTCGCGAACGCCATCTGCCGATCGGCCGGCACGCGCCGATGCAGCACCGACTCGTCGATCGGCGGCTGCTCCGCGATCGCGCGCGCCAGCGGCACCAGCCGTGCACGCAACTCGGCGAACACCGCGCGCACGCTCGATGCCTTCATGCCGTAGTCCGAGTAGTCGATCAGCGGATCGGCGATGCTCTCGTAGCCGGGGAAGCAGTCGGCGTAGCGGCGGCTCAGCTCGAGCGTCTTCTCGAGCAACGGGCGAACGCGCGCGAAGTCGTTCGCGGGCCGCGCCTCGGCCCACTCCTGATACGAGTGTGCGATGTGGCGATTGAGTTCCGAGATCAGTTCCGCCGGCACCTTGATCGCCTGGTCGTACTCACGCCGGGTCACGCGAATCAGCGCGGCGTCGTCCGAGTCGTAGGGCTGCTTCGCGGCCCACGGCTCGAGGGTTTCGAGCAGCTTCCCGATCGCGGGATCCACGAGGCGCTGGTGCGCGATCGCGCCGACCGTCGCCATCTGTCGTCCGCGCGCCGCGGCACCGCCGGGCGGCATGTAGGTGGACTGATCCCAGCTCAACACCGACCCCGTCATGCGGAGGTCGAAGATTTCCTGAAGCCGGGTCTTCAACTCAACGAGTGGCTCGCGCATGTCGGGATTCCAAAGCGAAGGGGAGAGTTCGCGCGGAGGCGCGGCGGCGGCCGCGACATCGCGGCCGCCCGGGCGAGTGGATCGGTTACTTCACTTCGATCGTGGCCTTCTCGAGCATCACGACTTCACTGGTCTTGCCGCTCGACGAGCCGACCGCTTCGAGCGCCTTCAGGACGTCCATGCCTTCGACGACCGAGCCGAAGATCGAGTGCCTGCCGTCGAGCCACGGAGTCGCGACGAAGGTCAGGAAGAACTGGCTGCCGTCGGTGCCGGGGCCGGCGTTCGCCATCGAGAGCAGGCCGCCGCGATCGTGCTTGGCGCCGGGGCTGAACTCGCCGTCGAACTGGTAGCCGGGGCCGCCCATGCCGCTGCCGAGCGGATCGCCGCCCTGCGCCATGAAGCCCGGGATCACGCGATGGAACTTGAGGCCGTCGAAGAACCCCAGCTGCGTCAGGTACATGAAGTTCGTGACGTGCATCGGAGCGACGTCCGGCATGAACTGGATCAACACTGTTCCCTTGTTCGTCACCATGCGCATGAAGTACTGGCGCGCGGGGTCGAACTTGACCGGCGTCGGCTTCGGCAGCGAGGTGCGCCACGACGGGTTCTTGGTATCGATCTTGGCGTTCATGCACTGGGTGTCGATTTCCTTCATGGCGGCTTCCTTCTTGAGATCGACGACCTTCTTCGCAGCCGCTTTGACTGGCTTGGCCGAGGTCGAGGTGTTGGGGGTTCCACTCGCGAACAGCGAAACGGCGAGTACGCACGACAGCACCGAAATCATCGCGGAAATGCCTCCGAATATTTGGGATTGGATCAAGGAGCGTGCGAGGATGCGCCACCCTCGGAGGGTTGGCGAGCGGCGGACAATAGCATCCGGTCGCCACAGGTCGAAGCCCACGTTCGAAAGGGATTTCCGTGCGTCCGGATCGCCATGTCCTCTATGAGGCTGCCGTGCAGGGGGTCGAATACGACCTCGATTTTCTCGAGCGGGTGTATCGGCGTCACCACCGCGGCACCTTTCGGGACCTGCGCGAGGATTTCTGCGGCACCGCTCAGCTGGCGGGCGCGTGGGTGCTGCGGCGTCCGGCGAATCGCGCCTGGGGCGTGGACCTCGATGCCGCCACGCTGGCATGGGCGCGCATGCATCGAGTGCCGCGACTGCGCCGCTCGGCCGAGCGGCTGACACTGGTGTGCGGGGACGTGCGTCGCGTGCGGCGTCCCGCGGTCGACGTGGTGGTGGCGCTGAATTTCTCCTACTGGGTGTTCAAGCAGCGCGCCGAACTGGTGCGGTACTTCACCTGCGTGCGGCGTTCGCTCAAGCCCGGCGGCATGCTGGTGGCGAACGCGTTCGGCGGCACCGGAGCGCTGCAGAAGCTCACCGAGCGCACCCGCGTACCGACCTCGACCAGCATCGCCGGGGATCTGGTCCCGGGCTTCACCTACGTGTGGGAGCACCGCAGCTTCAATCCGATCGACCACGACATCCAGTGCGCCATCCACTTCGAGCTGCGCGACGGCCGGCGGATCCGCAACGCTTTCCGCTACGACTGGCGGCTGTGGACGCTGCCGGAGCTGCGCGACGCCATCGCCGAGGCCGGCTTTCGCGCCAGCGAGGTGTACGTCGAGGGCTGGAACGCGAAGCACGATCGCCCCGACGACACCTACCGGCTGAAGCGGCGGTTCGAGAACCAGGAAGGCTGGCTCGCCCACGTGATCGGAATCGCGTAGGGCGGCGGGGCTCGGGGCTGACCCGATTGCCGGTCTCTCGTGTGACTCGCGGCGAATTGAGGCGTCTTTACGGTGTGACCCACGTGCTCCGAACGGGCCCCGACGGGCCGGCCACGGAGTGATCCCCCACCTCGGAGGCTTCATCATGTCGCGGTTCGACCCTCGTTTCGCCGCCCACGTTCTCGGCGTCCTCGCTCTGGCCCTGTTCGCACTCCCCGGCATCGCGATGGCCCAGCGCGGGATGTCCGAACTGTCCGGGCTCGGAGGCATGCCGTCCACGCGCCCGATCGTGTTCGGCATCGGTGGCGGCATTGCGATGCCCTTGAACGAGGCGGGCGACGCGCTCGATCGCGGCTTCAACGGCAATGCCTACGTGCGATTCCAGCCCGCGATGCTGCCGTTCGGCTTCGGCGTGAACGTCTCATTCTCCAAGTTCGACCTGTCGGATGCCGAGGTCACGAGCGGAGTACCGAGTCCCGGCGCGAGCCCGATCGGCACCAGCCAGATGCTCGCGGGTCTCGCCGATCTCAAGTTCGACCTCATCAAAGGCCCGGTTCGCCCCTACGTCCTGCTGGGGCTCGGCGCCTACAACCTGAGCACCGACCTCGAGGGTGCGAGCACCGAGTCGGTGTCGGAGACCCGCTTCGGCGTGAACGGCGGTGCCGGGCTCTCGATCCAGATCGGGCCGATGCGCCTGTGGGGCCAGGGCCGCGTCGACAACATGTACACGGAAGAGGGCGGCCTGGTGGATACCAAGTCGATTCAGGTCGTCCCGGTCACGTTCGGGTTGGAGTTCTAACCGAGCTTCAGATCGAGAGCGGTCCGCACCGATAACGGCGGCATGCCTGGCATGCCGCCGTTCGTCGTCTGGCTCGTCGTTGCGGCGGGTCTCGCGCTCTGGAATCACCGCTTCGCGCTCGCCGTGGAACGGCGCGTCGGCGCGGTGCCGTTCTTCGCAACCGCGCAGCGGGCCGGGTGGATCTCGGGCCTCGCGTTCATGAGCTGGCTCATGATCACGATTCCGGGCGTGATGCGCATGCTCATGCAGCGCGGTATTCCGGACTCGCACGCTCCGTCGCTGGGGCTGCTCGCGGTGGTGGCGCCGCCGGTCGTGTTCGTGGCGCTCAACGGACTGCTGGTGCAGGCCGTCGCGCGCCGGGCGCGCATGACGGCCTGGAGTGCTCGCGAGGCGCTCGAGGATGCGATCACGCTGGTGGTCGGCGCGCTGTGCCCGACCGCGCTGATCGGTCTCGCGATCGAAGCCACGCGCGCCTACCGACTGCGCGCGGCACTGCTGCTCGCGGTGACCGCGATCGCGGTCACGCTGGTGCTGGCGTTGCGGCGCCATCGACTGCACGGCCTTCTGCCGCATGCCGTGATGAGCGGAGAGCTGCGCGATCGGGTGTTCGCGCTCGCCGCGCTCGCCGGGGTCAAATTGCAGCAGCTCCACGTGGTGCCGTTGCGCAGCTTTCGGATCGCCAATGCGTTCGCGGTGCAGGGCGATCGCGTGATGCTCACGGACGTGCTGCTCGGCGCGCTGTCACGCGAAGAGGTCGACGCCGTACTGGCGCACGAGATGGCGCACTTGAAGCGCCGCGACCCCGACCGTCTGCAGCGCGTGATGGTGATCGGGATCACGGCGCTGGTGATGGCGCCGATGCTGTTGCGCGACCTGGTGCCCGGGTGGGTGTGGATCGCTGCTCCGATCGGGGGCTTCTTCGCGCTCCTCGCGCACCATCGGGCGATGGAGTACGCGACCGACGCCGAAGCGGTGAAGCTCGGTGCCGATCCGCGCGCGCTGATCCTCGGCCTGGTGCGCCTCGGACAGCTGGCGCAGATGCCGGTGCGATGGTCCCGGTGGCTCGAGCTCGCGCTCACGCACCCTTCGACCGAGCGGCGGGCGATGCGACTCGTCGCGAGCTATCGCCTCGACGCCGGCGCCATGCGCGCGGCTCTCGATGCGCCTCCGCCGCTCGGGCCCTGCTACGAGATGCCTGCGGTGCTCGACGAGAGACGCGCGTTCGGCCCCGCGTTCAAGCGCGGCCTCATGCAGCGCATCTCGCTCGGTCTGCTGCTGGCGCCGCCGCTCGCGGCCACCACCGTGGTCGCGGTTGCGGGGTGGCTCGATCCGGTCGCGCGCCCGATCGGCTTCGTTGCCGCCACGATTGCGGCGTGGCTGGCGTTTCAGTGGGTGGCGCACGCGATCGTGCCGCGCTCGCTCGCGCGACTCGGGGACCCGGCCGAGCGGCGCGTCGGGCTGAGCCCGTCGCACACCTATCGACTGTTCGACGAACTCTCGATCTGGGACCTCGGCTGCGTGCGGCTGGAGCAGGACCGACTGGTCTACCGCGGCGAGGAGACTTCGTTCGCGCTCACTCGCGAACACGTTCGGGAGGTGTGGTTCGAGCGCGGGCCGGGCTGGATTCCGACCGGAGTGCTGCGCGTGCGGTGGGAAGGGTCGGAGGGTGCCGGCGGCATCTTCGGGCTCGATCCGATCGCGGGCGTGGGCGGGCGCCTGGGTGGGCGCGCCGCACGCGCGCTGCTCGCGGAAATCGAAGCGTGGCGCGGGGGCAGCACGGACGTGGTGCCCCCGCCCGCGGATGCGACATCGAACACCGCAGCGTCCGCGCACGCCGCCCCGCTCGGCGACCCGCCACGCTTCGCGGTCACGAGCCAGCCGCTGCGTGCAGCGCTCGAGCCGCGTCGGCTCGCCATGACCTGGCTGCTGCTTCTGATCGCCGCGGTGTCGCTCGCCGCCCTGATCGGACTCACGCCGCTACCCACGCGACCGGGCTGGCTGGACCTCATCGCGGCATTGACGCTCGCGTATGCACTGCATGTCGCGCCGCTCGCTGCCTGGCGTGAAACGGCTGCTCCCGAGGCGCCGGCTTCGGACGCCGCGCGCCGCGCCGCTTGAGCGAAGCGGCCCGCTAGGGCGTCGCGTGCCGCGCGCGCTCATCCACGTTCGAGACGTGAATGAGCGTCAGGAACAGCGCGCGGCGGCCGAGCAGATCGGGCGGAACTCCCCAGTGCTCGAGCGGCGCGGCGAGCGCTTCGAGTGCCTCGAACAGCGGCTTCGAGTCGGATTCCGTCACGCCGCGCATCAACCGCGGCGCGAGGCCGTGCGGGTCGGCGAGGCTACCCAGCTCCGATTCCCACCAATGCTCGAGCGGCACCCATCGATCCTCGAGCGCGAACGCGATGCGGCTCAGCGCACGCACTGCCCGGTCGAGCACCAGCCGCGCCGAAGCTTCGAGGCCGCGCGCGCGCGTCTTCTGCGCGCGGTGCAGTGACGCCCACGCGTCGATCGCCGCGTGCCGGATGCGGGCGCGCCGGAACGACTCGGGCATCGCGGCGAGCGCCTGAACGGCGCCTGCGATCTCGCCGCTCGTGTCGTGGTGAACCACTGCGCGTTCGTAGGGCCAGTGGTCGAGGTCGTGCGAAGACTCGAGCTTGCGACGGTATTCGGCGAGGCAGGTGAGTTGCGCGTCGTAGATCACGCGCCGTGCCGCGCCCTCGCCCTCGACCACGAACTCGTGACACGCGGCGGGCTCGAGGCGCGCGAAGGCGTCGGGCGACAACAGGACTTCGAGATCGTCGTCGCTGGTCGCATCGCCGAGCCCCCGCGTGCGCGAGCCGACCTGAACGATCCCGATCACGTCGGGATCGTCGCGCCAGCGCTGCATGCGTTCGAGTGTCGGTGCGTGGGGCGTGAAGGAAGTGCTCATCGGCGCACCTTATCAGGGAGTCGCACGCGCCTCGAAGCGCACCTCAGTTGCCGCGCGGCACCGGCACGATCGAGTGCCCGAGGTGGCAACCGACGCAGCTCACGGTTTCGCCGCGGCGTCCCGAGTTCTGCCCTCTCACGTGTGCGAAGCCGCGACCGGTGCGCAACACGCGTCCGCTCGAGTCGACGAGCTGCTCGAACAGCGGGACGTCGGCGGGCAGTCGCGCATCGACGCGGCCATCGCGGCCGATCGCCTGCTCGTGCACCAGCACGGCGGTGTCGGCGTTGACGCCGTGAGCGCTGGCAAGCGTCGCCCAGAAGCGAATGCGCGCCCCCGAAGTCCGAATCGGAGCGACGTCAACGCCGGGGCGAGCACTCCCGCCCGCGAAGACATCGCGATCGAGGAAGCGAAAGGTGTCCGACGCAGCCCGCCCTTCGAGCGACCCGGGTGGCCACGCTCGAGTCTCGCCCGCCCGCGCTTCGACGGCCCGAACGCGCTTCATCGCGTCGCGCTCGGCCACGCCGACGGCCCGCTTCACCACCGGTGCGGCGTCCAGTTCATGGGTGCCGGGGAGGTCGAACAACTTCTCGAGTCGACGTCCGTCTCGATCGCAGGTGTAGAGCCCGAAGTCGCCGCGCGCCGATGCGTCATAGCTGAACACGACGCCGCCGTCCGGCAGTGCGGCCGGCGCGCACGCCGAGGGTGCGGCGAGCCCGCGCGCGGAGCCATAGAAACTTGCATCCTCCGGATCGATCGCCGCACCCGCGATGCGCCGCGCGTGGCCGAGCCGCGGCGCGAAGCGCAGCAGCGCGAGTGGGCCGCTGCGCGGCGCGAGGCCGGGATTGGCGGCCTGCACCGCCACGATCGAGCCGTCGGTGAGGATCGCGGGCTGATCGCCGGTGCTCTCGAGCCGCGTCGTGAGCCCCGAGGCCGCGAGGCGCAGGTCGCTGCCGTCGGCATTCGTGGACACCAGCTGCCAGAGATTCACGGTGTCCCGCGCGATCGATTGCGCCGAGTCGAGCGTGAGGCCGGGTGAAGTGTCGGTCGGCAGCCAGCGATTGAACCACCAGCGGCTGTAGACCAGACGACCTTTGCGCGAGTCCCACACCGGCTCGGAGGCGCCGTTACGCTCGGCACTCACGCGAACGCTGCGGTGAGCCGGCGCAGTCGCGGGCCGGGCGAGGTCACGGGTGCCGCCATGAGGATCGAGTCGCGCGACTCTCAACTCGGTCACCTGTCCAACCGGGTACTGACTCGCCCACGGCACGATGCGGACGAACGCGAGCAGCGAATCCGAGATCCAGCAGGGTTCGAAATCACCGAGCGCAAACGCCTCGGACGGGCCATACATCGGAGGTTCGAACAGCCGGTTCACCCGGCCGCTCGAGAGCTCGACGAGGAACAGAGCCCACGCCGTGTCCGTGGAGCGCATCGCCGAAAACACCACGCGCCGGCCATCGGGTGACACCGCCGGATTGGCGACATCGAGGAACGCGCGTGGTTCGCCCAGCTCGCGCACGCGTCCATCGCTTTCGCGCAACATCAGCCGCCCGCGCGTTACAACCGCTCGATGTACCGGGCCGAGTCCCGGCACCGCGAGCGGATCGCCGGCAATCGGAGCGCGCGACACGAACACGATCGGCGGCAGTCGACGCGGCGAGCGCGTCGCGCCACCGAGTGCGATCGCGATCAACGTGAGCGCGAGTGCGGAACAAATGGCGTGGAGTACCCACTGCTTCGGCATCGGAACGCGATGCTACACTTCGCTCCCCCGCGGTCCCAAGGAGAGCCCCCGTGACGGATGCCCTGATCGTATTCACGAGCTTCGCGAACGAAGACGACGCCGCGCGCGTGGTGCGCGTGCTGGTCGAGGAGCGGCTCGCGGCGTGCGGCAACCTGCTGCCGGGTGCGCGTTCGATCTATCGCTGGAAGGGCGCGGTCGCCGACGAGCGCGAGGTGGTGGTGCTGCTCAAGACCCGCAAGCAGGACTGGCCGGCGCTGATGTCGCGCCTGCACGAGCTGCACCCGTACGAGATTCCGGAGTGCATCGCCGTGCGCATGGCGGCGGGGGCGCCGCGCTACATGGCGTGGCTCGACGAGGCGCTCGAGATGGCGCCACCCGACGAGACGCGATGACCCCCGAATCCGCCCGCTCGGACTCACGCGATGCCGTGCCGCGTTCCGATCGGATGGTGCTCGGCATCGAGTCTTCGTGCGACGACACCTCGGTCGCCGTGCTCGAGAACGGCGTGCACCTGCGATCGCACCTG contains:
- a CDS encoding carboxypeptidase M32, coding for MREPLVELKTRLQEIFDLRMTGSVLSWDQSTYMPPGGAAARGRQMATVGAIAHQRLVDPAIGKLLETLEPWAAKQPYDSDDAALIRVTRREYDQAIKVPAELISELNRHIAHSYQEWAEARPANDFARVRPLLEKTLELSRRYADCFPGYESIADPLIDYSDYGMKASSVRAVFAELRARLVPLARAIAEQPPIDESVLHRRVPADRQMAFATAMVKRFGYDYERGRQDITLHPFMTKFSLGDVRITARVNEDDFSDGLFSMLHEAGHAMYEQGIRMDLEGTPLANGTSSGVHESQSRLWENLVGRSRGFWQFAFPLLRDAFGDSISGVSEEAFYRAINRVKRSLVRTEADEVTYNLHVMIRFDLELDLLEGRLAIKDLPEAWHARYQQDLGVRAPDDRDGILQDVHWYAGLIGGAFQGYTLGNIMGGQFYAAALKALPTIPDDIARGEFANLHGWMRDHIYQHGSKFTADELLMRVTGGPLSVEPYMTYLWGKYAPLYGLESREAAGARS
- a CDS encoding peptidylprolyl isomerase, whose translation is MKEIDTQCMNAKIDTKNPSWRTSLPKPTPVKFDPARQYFMRMVTNKGTVLIQFMPDVAPMHVTNFMYLTQLGFFDGLKFHRVIPGFMAQGGDPLGSGMGGPGYQFDGEFSPGAKHDRGGLLSMANAGPGTDGSQFFLTFVATPWLDGRHSIFGSVVEGMDVLKALEAVGSSSGKTSEVVMLEKATIEVK
- a CDS encoding class I SAM-dependent methyltransferase; translation: MRPDRHVLYEAAVQGVEYDLDFLERVYRRHHRGTFRDLREDFCGTAQLAGAWVLRRPANRAWGVDLDAATLAWARMHRVPRLRRSAERLTLVCGDVRRVRRPAVDVVVALNFSYWVFKQRAELVRYFTCVRRSLKPGGMLVANAFGGTGALQKLTERTRVPTSTSIAGDLVPGFTYVWEHRSFNPIDHDIQCAIHFELRDGRRIRNAFRYDWRLWTLPELRDAIAEAGFRASEVYVEGWNAKHDRPDDTYRLKRRFENQEGWLAHVIGIA
- a CDS encoding outer membrane beta-barrel protein; translation: MSRFDPRFAAHVLGVLALALFALPGIAMAQRGMSELSGLGGMPSTRPIVFGIGGGIAMPLNEAGDALDRGFNGNAYVRFQPAMLPFGFGVNVSFSKFDLSDAEVTSGVPSPGASPIGTSQMLAGLADLKFDLIKGPVRPYVLLGLGAYNLSTDLEGASTESVSETRFGVNGGAGLSIQIGPMRLWGQGRVDNMYTEEGGLVDTKSIQVVPVTFGLEF
- a CDS encoding M48 family metalloprotease; the encoded protein is MPGMPPFVVWLVVAAGLALWNHRFALAVERRVGAVPFFATAQRAGWISGLAFMSWLMITIPGVMRMLMQRGIPDSHAPSLGLLAVVAPPVVFVALNGLLVQAVARRARMTAWSAREALEDAITLVVGALCPTALIGLAIEATRAYRLRAALLLAVTAIAVTLVLALRRHRLHGLLPHAVMSGELRDRVFALAALAGVKLQQLHVVPLRSFRIANAFAVQGDRVMLTDVLLGALSREEVDAVLAHEMAHLKRRDPDRLQRVMVIGITALVMAPMLLRDLVPGWVWIAAPIGGFFALLAHHRAMEYATDAEAVKLGADPRALILGLVRLGQLAQMPVRWSRWLELALTHPSTERRAMRLVASYRLDAGAMRAALDAPPPLGPCYEMPAVLDERRAFGPAFKRGLMQRISLGLLLAPPLAATTVVAVAGWLDPVARPIGFVAATIAAWLAFQWVAHAIVPRSLARLGDPAERRVGLSPSHTYRLFDELSIWDLGCVRLEQDRLVYRGEETSFALTREHVREVWFERGPGWIPTGVLRVRWEGSEGAGGIFGLDPIAGVGGRLGGRAARALLAEIEAWRGGSTDVVPPPADATSNTAASAHAAPLGDPPRFAVTSQPLRAALEPRRLAMTWLLLLIAAVSLAALIGLTPLPTRPGWLDLIAALTLAYALHVAPLAAWRETAAPEAPASDAARRAA
- a CDS encoding DUF4037 domain-containing protein — its product is MSTSFTPHAPTLERMQRWRDDPDVIGIVQVGSRTRGLGDATSDDDLEVLLSPDAFARLEPAACHEFVVEGEGAARRVIYDAQLTCLAEYRRKLESSHDLDHWPYERAVVHHDTSGEIAGAVQALAAMPESFRRARIRHAAIDAWASLHRAQKTRARGLEASARLVLDRAVRALSRIAFALEDRWVPLEHWWESELGSLADPHGLAPRLMRGVTESDSKPLFEALEALAAPLEHWGVPPDLLGRRALFLTLIHVSNVDERARHATP
- a CDS encoding divalent-cation tolerance protein CutA — its product is MTDALIVFTSFANEDDAARVVRVLVEERLAACGNLLPGARSIYRWKGAVADEREVVVLLKTRKQDWPALMSRLHELHPYEIPECIAVRMAAGAPRYMAWLDEALEMAPPDETR